One genomic segment of Alicycliphilus denitrificans K601 includes these proteins:
- a CDS encoding TPM domain-containing protein, which translates to MNIQRLLRHLATTGRAVRRAFPPRTLDAIEQAIRAGESQHGGQLRFVVEGALDGSPLWRDQSPRERALDLFARMGVWDTAHNSGVLIYVLLADRAVEVVADRGIHACCGADMWSGVCQRMEAQFAQGRFEAGSMEGIAAVSHLLMQHFPRGAGDGNELPDRPVIF; encoded by the coding sequence ACCTCGCCACCACCGGCCGCGCGGTACGCCGCGCCTTCCCGCCGCGCACTCTGGACGCCATCGAGCAAGCCATCCGTGCGGGAGAGTCCCAGCATGGCGGCCAGTTGCGCTTCGTGGTCGAGGGCGCGCTGGACGGATCGCCGCTGTGGCGAGACCAGTCGCCGCGCGAGCGAGCGCTGGATCTGTTCGCCCGTATGGGCGTATGGGACACGGCGCATAACAGCGGCGTGCTCATCTACGTGCTGCTGGCCGATCGGGCGGTGGAGGTCGTGGCCGATCGCGGCATCCATGCCTGTTGCGGTGCCGACATGTGGTCAGGTGTGTGCCAGCGCATGGAAGCCCAGTTCGCGCAGGGGCGCTTTGAGGCCGGTTCCATGGAAGGCATCGCCGCCGTCAGCCATCTGTTGATGCAGCACTTTCCGCGGGGCGCGGGCGACGGCAACGAGTTGCCCGATCGGCCAGTCATTTTTTGA